Proteins encoded in a region of the Manis javanica isolate MJ-LG chromosome 15, MJ_LKY, whole genome shotgun sequence genome:
- the DDX47 gene encoding probable ATP-dependent RNA helicase DDX47: MAASEEHDSQVEALQPAVEEETKTFKDLGVTDVLCEACDQLGWTKPTKIQIEAIPLALQGRDIIGLAETGSGKTGAFALPILNALLETPQRLFALVLTPTRELAFQISEQFEALGSSIGVQSAVIVGGIDSMSQSLALAKKPHIVIATPGRLIDHLENTKGFNLRALKYLVMDEADRILNMDFETEVDKILKVIPRDRKTFLFSATMTKKVQKLQRAALKNPVKCAVSSKYQTVEKLQQYYLFIPSKFKDTYLVYILNELAGNSFMIFCSTCNNTQRTALLLRNLGFTAIPLHGQMSQSKRLGSLNKFKAKARSILLATDVASRGLDIPHVDVVVNFDIPTHSKDYIHRVGRTARAGRSGKAITFVTQYDVELFQRIEHLIGKKLPVFPTQDDEVMMLTERVTEAQRFARMELREHGEKKKRPRGDAGDDDDTEGALGVRNKVAGGKMKKRKGR, from the exons ATGGCGGCGTCGGAAGAGCACGATTCCCAGGTTGAAGCGCTTCAGCCCGCGGTGGAAGAGGAAACTAAAACATTTAAGGACCTG GGTGTGACAGATGTGTTGTGTGAAGCTTGTGACCAGTTGGGGTGGACAAAGCCCACTAAGATCCAGATTGAAGCTATTCCTTTGGCCTTACAAG GTCGGGATATCATCGGGCTGGCAGAAACTGGCTCTGGAAAAACAGGAGCCTTTGCTCTGCCCATCCTGAATGCGCTGCTGGAGACGCCCCAGCGTTTGTTTGCCTTAGTTCTCACCCCCACGCGGGAGCTGGCCTTTCAGATCTCAGAGCAGTTTGAAGCCCTGGGGTCTTCTATTGGGGTGCAAAGTG CTGTGATTGTAGGTGGAATTGATTCAATGTCCCAGTCCCTGGCCCTGGCAAAAAAACCACATATAGTCATAG CCACTCCTGGTCGACTGATTGACCACTTGGAAAATACAAAAGGTTTCAATTTAAGAGCTCTCAAATACTTAGTCATGGATGAAGCAGACCGAATATTGAATATGGATTTTGAGACTGAG GTTGACAAGATCCTCAAAGTGATTCCCCGAGATCGGAAAACATTTCTCTTCTCTGCTACCATGACCAAGAAG GTGCAGAAACTTCAGCGAGCAGCGCTGAAGAACCCTGTGAAATGTGCTGTTTCCTCTAAATACCAGACGGTTGAGAAATTACAGCaatattatctttttattccCTCTAAATTCAAG GATACCTACCTGGTTTACATTCTAAATGAATTGGCTGGAAACTCCTTTATGATATTCTGCAGCACCTGTAACAATACTCAGAGAACAGCTTTGCTCCTCCGAAATCTTGGATTCACTGCCATCCCCCTCCACGGACAGATGAGTCAG AGCAAGCGCCTAGGATCCCTTAATAAGTTTAAGGCAAAGGCTCGTTCCATTCTCCTAGCAACCGATGTTGCAAGCCGGGGTCTGGACATACCTCATGTGGATGTTGTTGTGAACTTTGACATTCCCACCCATTCCAAG GATTACATCCATCGAGTAGGTCGAACAGCTCGAGCTGGGCGTTCTGGGAAGGCTATTACGTTTGTCACACA ATACGATGTGGAACTCTTCCAACGCATAGAGCACTTAATTGGGAAGAAATTGCCTGTCTTTCCAACACAGGATGACGAGGTTATGATGCTGACAGAACGTGTGACTGAAGCCCAAAGATTTGCCCGAATG GAGTTAAGGGAGCATGGGGAAAAGAAGAAGCGCCCGCGGGGCGATGCTGGGGACGATGATGACACGGAGGGTGCTCTTGGTGTCAGGAACAAGGTGGCtggaggaaaaatgaagaaacgGAAAGGCCGTTAG
- the LOC118973312 gene encoding LOW QUALITY PROTEIN: probable ATP-dependent RNA helicase DDX4 (The sequence of the model RefSeq protein was modified relative to this genomic sequence to represent the inferred CDS: inserted 4 bases in 3 codons), translating to MGDADREAEIIKSSMYSHVPVFEDTYSSGANGDTSNRTPASSPGHGDTYQSRGSRGSRRGPKVTYIPPPSPEDEESIFAHYQLGRNFGKYDCILVEVSGPNAPPPILTFKEANLCQTLNDNIAKAGYTKLTPVQKYSIPIILAGQDLIACAQTGSGKTXAFLLPILAHMMSAGITASCFKELQESECIIVAPTRELIRQIYLEARKFSFGTCVRAVAIYGGTQFGHSVRQIVQGCNILCATPGRLMDIIGKEKIGLGQVRYLVLDEAVRMLDTGFEPEMIKLISCPGMPPKEQCQTIRFSATFPGEIQRLAGKFLKRNYLFVVVGQVGRACRDVQQIILPVGQYSKREKLVGILLNTGDERTMVFVETKKRADFIASFLCQEKISTTSIHGDWQQREREREQSLGDFRCGKCPVLVAISVAGRGLDIENVQHVINFDLPSTIEEYVHRTGRTGRCENTGRAISFFDPESDNHFAQPLVKVLSDAQXDVPAWLEEIACSTXVPGPSGSTRGNVFASVDTRKNYQGKSTFNTTGFSSLQAPNPVGDESWD from the exons ATGGGAGATGCAGACCGGGAAGCAGAAATTATCAAATCTTCTATGTATTCTCAtgttcctgtatttgaggatacatattcttctggAGCAAATGGAGACACTTCTAACAGGACTCCAGCTTCATCACCAGGTCACGGTGACACTTACCAAAGCAGAGGTAGCAGAGGAAGTCGACGAGGACCAAAAGTAACCTATATACCACCTCCTTCACCTGAGGATGAGGAGTCCATCTTTGCACATTATCAACTAGGGAGAAACTTTGGCAAATACGATTGTATTCTTGTAGAGGTATCCGGACCCAATGCACCACCACCAATTCTAACTTTTAAAGAAGCTAATCTCTGTCAGACACTGAATGACAACATTGCTAAAGCTGGTTATACTAAGCTTACTCCTGTGCAGAAATACAGTATTCCTATTATCCTAGCAGGACAAGATTTGATAGCTTGTGCACAAACAGGGTCTGGAAAGA GCGCGTTTCTCTTGCCAATTTTGGCTCATATGATGAGTGCTGGAATAACTGCCAGTTGTTTTAAAGAGCTGCAGGAATCCGAGTGTATTATTGTAGCACCAACTCGAGAATTAATCAGGCAGATCTATTTGGAAGccagaaaattttcttttggGACTTGTGTAAGAGCTGTTGCTATATATGGGGGAACCCAGTTTGGGCATTCAGTCCGTCAGATAGTGCAAGGCTGTAATATATTGTGTGCTACTCCTGGAAGACTGATGGATATCATAGGCAAAGAAAAGATTGGTCTCGGACAAGTCAGATACTTAGTTTTGGATGAAGCTGTTCGCATGCTGGATACGGGCTTTGAACCAGAAATGATAAAGTTAATTTCCTGCCCAGGAATGCCACCAAAGGAGCAGTGTCAAACCATTAGGTTTAGTGCAACATTTCCAGGAGAAATTCAGAGGTTGGCTGGGAAGTTTTTGAAGCGGAATTACTTGTTTGTTGTGGTTGGACAAGTGGGGAGAGCATGTAGAGATGTTCAGCAGATCATTCTCCCAGTTGGCCAGTACTCAAAAAGAGAGAAACTTGTTGGAATTCTACTAAACACAGGTGATGAAAGAACCATGGTTTTTGTTGAAACTAAGAAAAGAGCAGATTTTATTGCCAGTTTTCTTTGTCAAGAGAAAATATCAACAACAAGTATTCATGGTGACTGGCagcagcgagagagagagagagagcagagtcTAGGGGATTTTCGCTGTGGAAAGTGCCCGGTTCTTGTTGCTATCTCAGTAGCGGGCAGAGGGCTGGATATTGAAAATGTTCAACATGTTATCAATTTTGATCTTCCTTCTACCATTGAGGAATATGTCCATCGAACTGGACGTACTGGTCGTTGTGAAAATACTGGCAGAGCTATTTCCTTTTTTGATCCTGAATCAGATAACCATTTCGCACAGCCTCTGGTGAAAGTATTGTCAGATGCTC CAGATGTTCCTGCATGGTTGGAAGAAATTGCCTGTAGTAC CGTTCCAGGCCCCAGTGGTAGTACAAGAGGAAATGTGTTTGCATCAGTTGATACTAGAAAGAATTACCAGGGCAAGAGCACTTTCAACACAACAGGGTTTTCTTCATTACAAGCTCCCAATCCAGTAGGTGATGAGTCATGGGATTAA